In one Alphaproteobacteria bacterium SS10 genomic region, the following are encoded:
- the purL gene encoding phosphoribosylformylglycinamidine synthase subunit PurL: MSTEIVGNLAEAKDGAPAQAKPRPGEPEITLELAKEHGLTQMEYTMMLSIMGRQPTLTELGIFSAMWSEHCSYKSSRAFLARLPTEAPWVIQGPGENAGVIDVGDNQAIVFKMESHNHPSFIEPYQGAATGVGGIMRDVFTMGARPIANLNALRFGDPDHPKTRHLVSGVVAGIGGYGNCVGIPTVAGETNFHSAYNGNILVNAMTVGLAPADRIFYSKASGVGNPVVYVGSKTGRDGIHGATMSSAEFDDESEAKRPTVQVGDPFTEKLVMEACLELMATDTIIAIQDMGAAGLTSSSVEMADKGDLGMLLHLDKVPLREEAMVPYEIMLSESQERMLIVLKPGAEEQAKAIFDKWELDFAVVGELTDTGRLELFMHGDCYADIPVKPLVEKSPKYERPHTPTPPQPALAADLTKDAPSVPDSIQQLVASPDLASRRWIWEQYDSFIGGDTLQGPGGDAAVVRLPDTEKAIAVTTDCTPRYCLADPVEGGKQAVAEAYRNLSAVGAKPLAITDNMNFGNPEKPEIMGQFVGCVDGMAEACKILEFPVVSGNVSLYNETNGIGIMPTPAIGGVGVLPSVKKTVGLAPIAGDELYLLGDTQGHLGQSVYLREIAGHEAGPPPPVDLATERKHGEIVRKLIADSVVDAAHDLSDGGLGIALIEMLMAGEIGCQVDTALTGKDVGFWFGEDQGRYLLATRDPAALRKIVGDAPLTPVGKIGGDSFVFGETEIAISSLVERHQGWMPNWMSHK, encoded by the coding sequence ATGAGTACCGAGATTGTTGGCAACCTTGCTGAAGCAAAAGACGGCGCCCCGGCCCAAGCGAAACCGCGACCCGGCGAACCAGAAATCACGCTGGAGCTGGCCAAGGAACACGGCCTGACCCAGATGGAGTACACCATGATGCTCTCCATCATGGGTCGTCAGCCAACCCTGACCGAGCTGGGCATCTTCTCAGCCATGTGGTCTGAGCACTGCTCTTACAAATCATCCCGCGCGTTCCTCGCCCGCCTCCCAACCGAGGCGCCTTGGGTTATTCAGGGACCAGGTGAGAATGCCGGCGTTATCGATGTGGGTGATAACCAGGCCATCGTCTTCAAGATGGAGAGCCACAACCACCCCTCTTTCATCGAGCCCTATCAGGGTGCGGCAACCGGCGTTGGTGGCATCATGCGTGATGTCTTCACCATGGGCGCCCGGCCAATTGCTAATCTGAACGCACTGCGCTTCGGTGATCCGGACCACCCCAAGACCCGCCACCTTGTTAGTGGTGTCGTTGCGGGCATTGGTGGCTATGGCAACTGTGTGGGCATTCCCACGGTGGCTGGTGAGACCAATTTCCACAGCGCCTATAACGGCAACATCCTGGTCAACGCCATGACCGTTGGCTTGGCGCCTGCTGATCGGATCTTCTATTCCAAGGCTTCAGGCGTCGGTAACCCGGTCGTCTATGTTGGCTCCAAAACCGGGCGCGACGGCATCCACGGTGCCACCATGTCATCGGCAGAGTTCGATGATGAGAGTGAAGCCAAGCGCCCAACCGTTCAGGTCGGCGACCCCTTCACCGAGAAGCTGGTGATGGAAGCCTGCCTCGAGCTGATGGCCACCGACACGATTATCGCGATCCAAGATATGGGCGCGGCCGGTCTTACCTCCTCCTCCGTTGAGATGGCGGATAAGGGCGATCTCGGCATGTTGCTGCACCTGGATAAGGTGCCGCTGCGCGAAGAGGCGATGGTCCCTTATGAGATCATGCTCTCAGAGAGCCAGGAACGGATGCTGATCGTCCTGAAACCCGGCGCTGAGGAGCAAGCCAAGGCTATCTTCGACAAGTGGGAGCTGGACTTCGCTGTTGTCGGTGAGCTTACCGACACCGGACGGCTTGAGTTGTTCATGCATGGCGATTGCTATGCCGACATCCCGGTTAAGCCATTGGTTGAAAAGTCGCCAAAGTATGAGCGGCCACACACACCGACCCCGCCACAACCAGCCCTCGCTGCTGACCTGACCAAGGATGCACCCTCGGTTCCCGATTCCATCCAGCAACTGGTTGCGTCGCCCGATCTCGCCTCACGGCGTTGGATCTGGGAGCAATATGACAGCTTCATCGGTGGTGACACGCTACAGGGCCCCGGCGGTGATGCCGCTGTTGTCCGCCTCCCTGATACGGAAAAGGCCATTGCCGTCACCACGGATTGTACGCCGCGTTACTGCCTTGCCGACCCGGTCGAGGGTGGCAAGCAAGCGGTCGCCGAGGCATACCGGAACCTGTCCGCGGTTGGCGCCAAGCCGCTGGCCATCACCGACAACATGAATTTCGGCAACCCCGAAAAGCCAGAGATCATGGGCCAGTTTGTTGGCTGTGTTGATGGCATGGCTGAGGCCTGTAAGATCCTCGAGTTCCCGGTCGTGTCCGGTAATGTCAGCCTTTATAACGAGACCAATGGCATCGGCATCATGCCGACCCCCGCCATTGGCGGCGTCGGCGTTCTGCCATCGGTTAAGAAGACCGTGGGCCTCGCCCCAATCGCTGGCGACGAACTTTACCTTCTGGGCGATACCCAAGGGCATCTGGGCCAATCCGTGTATCTGCGCGAGATTGCAGGCCATGAGGCAGGACCACCACCACCAGTTGATCTAGCCACCGAGCGCAAGCATGGCGAGATTGTTCGCAAGCTTATCGCCGATAGCGTGGTTGATGCCGCTCACGACCTGTCCGATGGCGGTCTGGGCATTGCTTTGATTGAGATGCTGATGGCCGGTGAGATCGGCTGCCAGGTCGATACCGCGCTTACTGGCAAGGATGTCGGCTTCTGGTTTGGTGAAGATCAGGGGCGCTACCTGCTGGCCACCCGCGATCCAGCAGCCCTCCGAAAGATCGTTGGCGATGCGCCACTGACCCCGGTTGGTAAGATCGGTGGGGATAGCTTTGTCTTTGGTGAGACGGAAATCGCGATTTCTAGTCTGGTAGAGCGCCATCAGGGCTGGATGCCCAACTGGATGTCGCATAAATAA
- the purQ gene encoding phosphoribosylformylglycinamidine synthase subunit PurQ has protein sequence MQSAIVVFPGSNRERDVALALERANGKKPIMLWHRDTELPACDLVVLPGGFSYGDYLRCGSMASQSPIMQAVKAFAAKGGAVLGICNGFQILTESGLLPGVMLQNGSLKFIAKKVRLRIDQPDSPFTNHFQGHQVIQVPVAHNEGAYFADDKTLDELEGEGRVAFRYVDADGAATAAGNPNGAARNIAGILSPNRRVLGMMPHPENATDLLHGGIDGLPMFTSIAESLAA, from the coding sequence ATGCAATCCGCCATCGTGGTATTCCCCGGCTCCAACCGGGAGCGAGATGTGGCTCTCGCGCTCGAGCGCGCCAACGGTAAAAAACCAATCATGCTTTGGCACCGGGACACCGAATTGCCAGCTTGCGACCTGGTGGTTCTGCCAGGTGGCTTCTCCTACGGCGACTATCTCCGCTGCGGCTCCATGGCCTCGCAATCACCGATCATGCAGGCGGTTAAGGCCTTCGCCGCAAAGGGCGGTGCCGTTCTGGGCATTTGTAACGGCTTCCAAATCCTAACCGAAAGCGGCCTGCTACCTGGTGTCATGCTCCAGAATGGCAGCCTGAAATTTATCGCGAAGAAGGTGCGGCTGCGGATCGATCAACCAGACAGCCCCTTCACCAATCACTTCCAGGGCCATCAAGTCATTCAGGTCCCGGTTGCCCATAATGAGGGCGCCTATTTCGCGGATGATAAAACCCTTGATGAGCTTGAGGGCGAAGGGCGCGTTGCCTTCCGCTATGTGGATGCCGATGGCGCCGCGACCGCTGCTGGCAACCCAAATGGTGCGGCCCGGAATATCGCTGGCATCTTGAGCCCCAATCGCCGGGTTCTGGGCATGATGCCCCACCCTGAGAATGCAACCGACCTCCTCCATGGCGGCATTGATGGCCTGCCGATGTTCACCTCAATCGCAGAAAGCCTGGCCGCATGA
- the tadA gene encoding Flp pilus assembly complex ATPase component TadA, whose translation MSQIAKFDRQAMNQQLKRCGQLLKELQFIDMYIRLDQKDEARVNMTNPANGRLENLAVPECFGEEVEILREMLRETTKDDYSLTFEEMRLRVARRRMANGEQWAAMRRVADSDLSMESLKFDPNLIPYFSKMGARDGLILIAGATGHGKTTTANCLLSHYLKQYGKVAYTVEDPAEYNLHGKHGDNGYCFQTEVDDEHGWADALKSALRWHPKYILVGEIRSPDAAAQVLRAATSGHLVITTVHAGSVEKTLHGMIQISSQALGDRAAQLLGDGLSCVIHQTLGATGPQMKTLFTNPRRSGDGIRSHIREQKIHMLSTEMDQQAARLAQGVPLFSAPPRRVS comes from the coding sequence ATGAGCCAGATTGCCAAATTCGATCGGCAAGCCATGAACCAGCAGCTGAAACGCTGCGGTCAGCTGCTGAAAGAACTGCAGTTCATCGACATGTATATCCGCCTCGACCAAAAGGATGAGGCACGGGTAAACATGACCAATCCGGCTAATGGACGCCTGGAAAACTTGGCTGTGCCAGAGTGTTTTGGCGAGGAGGTTGAGATCCTCCGCGAAATGCTGCGGGAAACGACCAAGGATGATTACAGCCTAACCTTTGAAGAAATGCGCCTAAGGGTCGCCCGTCGGCGTATGGCGAATGGTGAACAATGGGCCGCCATGCGCCGGGTCGCGGATTCCGACCTCAGCATGGAATCGCTGAAGTTTGATCCTAATCTGATCCCCTACTTCTCGAAGATGGGCGCGAGAGATGGGCTGATCCTTATCGCTGGTGCAACCGGCCACGGTAAGACAACAACCGCAAACTGCCTGTTGAGCCACTACCTCAAGCAATACGGCAAGGTCGCCTACACGGTTGAAGACCCGGCTGAATACAACCTCCACGGTAAGCATGGCGATAATGGCTACTGCTTCCAGACTGAGGTTGATGACGAGCATGGCTGGGCCGACGCCCTGAAAAGCGCACTGCGCTGGCACCCCAAATACATTCTGGTGGGTGAGATCCGGTCACCAGATGCCGCCGCACAGGTTTTGCGGGCAGCCACGTCTGGCCACTTGGTCATTACGACCGTCCATGCCGGCTCTGTTGAGAAGACACTGCACGGCATGATCCAGATCTCCTCACAAGCGCTTGGTGATCGGGCTGCCCAACTGCTGGGCGATGGCCTGTCCTGCGTCATTCACCAGACCCTTGGCGCAACCGGCCCCCAGATGAAGACGCTGTTCACCAACCCACGGCGAAGTGGCGATGGCATCCGCTCCCATATCCGGGAGCAGAAGATCCACATGCTGTCGACGGAGATGGACCAGCAGGCCGCTCGATTGGCCCAAGGCGTGCCACTGTTCAGCGCGCCACCGCGCCGCGTCAGCTAA
- a CDS encoding DUF1476 domain-containing protein produces the protein MSGFDRKNPNDDAKYAHDEQTNFKINARRGKLFGLWAAEELGLSGADAEAYAKEVVLADMDEPGYEDILRKVQADFDAKGVEVSDHRQRTKIEELWAVARDQVMDEAN, from the coding sequence ATGAGCGGTTTCGATCGTAAAAACCCAAATGACGACGCTAAATACGCCCATGACGAGCAGACGAACTTCAAGATCAATGCACGTCGCGGCAAGCTGTTCGGCCTTTGGGCTGCTGAAGAGCTGGGCCTAAGCGGCGCCGATGCTGAGGCTTATGCGAAAGAGGTCGTGCTGGCCGATATGGATGAGCCTGGTTACGAGGACATCCTCCGTAAGGTTCAGGCTGACTTCGATGCCAAGGGTGTTGAGGTGAGCGATCACCGCCAACGCACCAAGATCGAAGAGCTTTGGGCCGTTGCCCGCGATCAGGTGATGGACGAAGCCAACTAA